The following coding sequences lie in one Carassius carassius chromosome 1, fCarCar2.1, whole genome shotgun sequence genomic window:
- the LOC132141954 gene encoding rho GTPase-activating protein 15-like isoform X4 yields MEVKEVILKACHRLMPRLQTFLRFRKTENDPATAVYANVTDLKKTVPRPSNSSSTCSSPGITLTPAPDSTSPPNSAGWQVHTDNSSGKEYYYHPGTGQSSWSVPRSPPAGAGMESVTSPIPASTPSSAHSLGSDWEQLLDETTGRHYYYNHALKQSSWTAPEPSPPPTPSSPDKAQSQGKEPNGPPPLPEEDYPPNQREDSHISLQLPKDFQLPQIKRTIIPRAAVDMHKDTPVGWAHSVGADGKSVYTNELTHEQWIQSKDDKGKMYYYLKDGSKCQWSLPEASFPPGQPINGNGTDQEAQPVLRPSQFSVSQEDLKFFPSHRRIASDNASDAFSSGNSPESQHNDKKLRRRRNLSSQSTDSHSHHQSSMEKAGILNKTKVAENGKRLRKNWAQSWTVLHDGILTFHKDPKFTPAGMATKSTQIVPEYTVELKGATLSWASKEKSSKKNVLELKTRHGSEYLIQYDTDSIIHDWHKIILDTIRLLQDHGHYSEDEAEDIQDKSPLPADKERKSESTRLSSSSSIDIEQGRVRTKLRKFLQRRPTLQSVKEKGYIKENVFGCHLDTLCHRENTTVPKFMEKCIRTVEKRGLKIDGIYRVSGNLAVIQKLRYKADHEETLDLEDGQWEEIHVITGALKLFLRELPEPLFPFSFFERFITAIQMSDYSQKLSYIRDLVRNLPLPNHDTMEVLFRHLRKVIEHGELNRMSVQSMAIVFGPTLLRPQEESNITMHMVFQNQIVELILNEFSELFQTK; encoded by the exons ATGGAAGTAAAAGAGGTGATCCTTAAGGCTTGCCATAGACTTATGCCAAGGCTGCAGACCTTTCTGAGGTTTCGTAAG ACAGAGAATGACCCAGCCACAGCTGTTTATGCCAACGTTACTGACCTGAAGAAGACAGTTCCTCGCCCTTCAAACTCTTCTTCAACTTGCTCGTCGCCCGGCATCACCCTCACTCCTGCTCCGGACTCCACCTCCCCTCCCAACTCGGCCGGATGGCAGGTCCACACTGACAACAGCAGCGGTAAGGAGTACTACTACCACCCTGGCACAGGACAGAGCAGTTGGTCTGTTCCCCGTAGCCCCCCAGCAGGAGCAGGTATGGAGTCTGTGACCTCCCCCATACCTGCGTCCACCCCGTCCTCAGCACACTCACTGGGCTCTGACTGGGAGCAGCTTTTGGACGAGACCACTGggagacattattattataatcatgctTTGAAGCAGTCCTCTTGGACTGCCCCGGAGCCATCACCACCTCCAACCCCGTCCTCTCCAGATAAGGCACAAAGTCAGGGCAAGGAGCCAAACGGACCG CCACCTCTTCCAGAGGAGGACTACCCACCGAATCAGCGTGAGGATTCCCATATTTCTCTTCAGCTCCCTAAGGATTTTCAATTGCCCCAAATCAAGCGCACCATCATCCCTAGGGCTGCTGTGGACATGCATAAAGACACTCCTGTGGGCTGGGCTCACTCTGTAGGGGCCGATGGAAAATCTGTCTACACAAATGAACTCACACATGAACAG TGGATCCAGTCTAAGGATGACAAGGGGAAGATGTATTACTACTTAAAAGATGGGTCAAAATGTCAGTGGAGCCTTCCAGAG GCTTCATTCCCGCCTGGTCAGCCGATCAATGGAAATGGAACGGACCAAGAGGCTCAGCCTGTTTTGAGACCGTCCCAGTTCAGCGTGTCTCAGGAAGACCTG AAATTTTTCCCCTCACACAGGCGGATCGCCTCTGACAATGCCAGTGATGCATTCAGTTCAGGGAATTCACCAGAATCACAGCATAAC GATAAAAAGTTGAGGCGGCGGAGGAACCTGTCCAGTCAGAGCACAGATTCACATTCTCATCAT CAGTCATCAATGGAGAAGGCTGGGATTCTCAACAAGACCAAAGTGGCTGAGAATGGAAAAAGGCTGAG GAAGAACTGGGCGCAGTCGTGGACTGTCCTCCATGATGGCATACTCACTTTCCACAAAGACCCAAAATTTACACCTGCTGGGATGGCT ACCAAGAGCACTCAGATCGTCCCGGAGTACACAGTGGAACTGAAGGGAGCGACTTTATCATGGGCATCTAAAGAGAAGTCAAGCAAGAAGAATGTTCTAGAG CTCAAGACACGTCACGGCTCCGAGTATCTGATACAGTATGACACAGACAGCATCATACACGACTGGCACAAGATCATTCTGGACACCATCAGACTGCTG CAGGACCATGGCCATTACTCGGAGGATGAAGCAGAAGACATCCAAGACAAATCTCCTTTGCCTGCAGATAAAGAGAGGAAGAGTGAAT CAACTAGACTGAGTTCTTCTAGTAGCATAGACATTGAACAGGGCCGTGTTCGCACCAAGCTGCGCAAGTTCCTCCAGCGGCGGCCCACCCTGCAGTCAGTCAAAGAGAAGGGCTACATTAAAG AGAATGTGTTTGGCTGCCACCTAGACACCCTCTGTCATCGGGAAAACACAACCGTGCCAAAGTTTATGGAAAAATGCATCAGAACTGTTGAGAAAAGGG GGCTGAAAATAGATGGAATCTACAGAGTGAGCGGGAACCTGGCTGTCATCCAGAAGCTGCGATATAAAGCTGATCATG AAGAGACTCTGGATCTGGAGGATGGGCAGTGGGAAGAGATCCACGTGATCACCGGAGCTTTGAAGCTTTTCCTGCGGGAACTTCCTGAGCCTCTTTTCCCCTTCAGCTTTTTTGAAAGGTTCATCACTGCCATTC AAATGAGTGACTACAGCCAGAAACTGTCATATATTCGAGATCTAGTGAGAAACCTGCCTTTGCCCAACCATGACACCATGGAGGTTCTCTTCAGACATCTTCGCAA AGTGATTGAACATGGTGAGCTGAACCGCATGTCTGTCCAAAGTATGGCCATCGTGTTCGGTCCAACGCTGCTGAGACCACAGGAGGAGTCCAACATCACCATGCACATGGTCTTCCAGAACCAGATCGTGGAGCTCATTCTCAACGAGTTCAGTGAGCTCTTCCAAACCAAATGA